Proteins encoded in a region of the Rutidosis leptorrhynchoides isolate AG116_Rl617_1_P2 chromosome 9, CSIRO_AGI_Rlap_v1, whole genome shotgun sequence genome:
- the LOC139866648 gene encoding uncharacterized protein, which produces MYLNLNLTQPPTGAGASTTTTALSTQTLYPPKFIQPNPPLFTNRRPKFLSSSSSSSSSTTSLSNLRNVIVSADVTNKSNKQTSAGFSESDEQPSISVVSQENVPLEGVIQFEKPDTNSRFRKWGQVALLSGGDVLAILLFSAIGRFSHGFAVFDTETFRTADPFIAGWVLSAYFLGGYGDDGRGVNGKTNAITAAVKSWALGIPLGILIRATSIGHIPATSFIAVTMGSTAVLLIGWRALVSNILTDNDKSKKNDMYKRGSPFELFELLTSLVRRW; this is translated from the exons ATGTATCTGAATCTAAACCTAACGCAACCGCCCACCGGCGCCGGAGCTTCGACAACAACGACAGCGTTATCAACACAAACACTTTATCCACCTAAATTCATACAACCAAACCCACCTCTTTTTACCAATCGTCGCCCTAAattcttatcatcatcatcatcatcatcatcttctactACATCCTTATCTAATCTCAGAAATGTAATCGTCAGTGCTGATGTCACCAATAAATCAAATAAACAAACATCCGCTGGGTTTTCGGAATCCGATGAACAACCATCAATTTCCGTCGTTAGTCAAGAAAATGTTCCCCTTGAAGGAGTCATTCAATTTGAAAAACCTGATACTAATTCTAGATTTAGAAAATGGGG TCAGGTGGCGTTACTTTCTGGTGGAGATGTATTGGCCATACTTTTGTTCTCTGCAATAGGAAGGTTTAGTCATGGATTTGCTGTTTTTGATACTGAAACTTTTCGAACTGCTGACCCTTTTATTGCTG GGTGGGTTTTAAGTGCATATTTTCTTGGTGGATACGGAGATGATGGTAGAGGGGTGAATGGAAAGACCAACGCCATCACTGCTGCTGTTAAATCTTGGGCTTTGGGCATTCCT TTGGGAATACTTATAAGGGCCACAAGCATAGGTCACATCCCTGCAACCAGTTTTATTGCCGTAACGATGGGTAGTACTGCTGTATTACTTATAGGGTGGAGAGCACTCGTATCTAACATTTTAACGGATAATGATAAGAGCAAGAAGAACGACATGTACAAGCGTGGCAGCCCATTTGAGCTGTTTGAG TTGCTCACTTCATTAGTACGAAGATGGTGA